AGCAACATATCCGATAGAAAATATATCAACTAGTTCACCATACAAGATAGATTCCACAAGAAGTATTGGGTAAAGATATTTTAGAAGGCCATTTTGGTAGTACTTGATAGTGATACTAGTGCACAAATAtgaccaagaaaaaaaaaagcattgtGATACGTTGTAAGCTCTCGCACCTGTTGCCCGTAAGTGTGAACCATTCTCTGCCTTCACCATCTTCTGTGGTGGTAAGGGACCACTTGGATGAGTCCAACGGTTGAAGGAACCTCTGAACCAAACCTCTGGTTTTCCATTCAGCACCGTGTTGGAAGGATTATAAAACACATCCACAGTGGTTCCTGCACGTACTTCAAGTGGCTCAGTATACACGATATGTTTCTGTGAGATCAGAAACGCTCTCATAGTCTTTTCCTTCATCTCAGCCTTCATTTTTGCAGACCTCTCAGCCTATGTGGGGAAAGAAGCAGCAATGAGATCACCTTGTTTCAGTTATGCAATTGGAAGAGTCTCAAAACAATTGCTTGTTGTTTGATAAGTATCTTGGTACATATAAGTGGTTGCCCCTACTACATGCAAAAAGCTATTTTTGACTAACCTTTAATCGATCAGCATGCtccctttcccttctctcctgCTGAAGCCTTCTAAAGATCCTATGTTCTTCTTCCACCCAAAACATGTCCTCCGGTATGTTATTAGGAACAATAGCATGGAAATCCTGGCGGCCATTGTTATCATAATTCCTTGCATTGCCAGGTGGCCCATCAGCAAAAACCCAGTCCAACACCAATGCCCTTTCAGGTAATGTCACTGCACATGAATATAATCAAAATgtagtaaaaaaaaaactgaatacAATCAAAAGTAAGATTCGTGCATAACAGACAAAAGAGCAACTAAACACCAAAGATCATGGCATCAAGCACATGATTGATCTTCAGACTCATTCACAGGATAAAGCGTACTTGAAAAAACAACCTTCAATAGGTATTTCAAGGTTTGAGGATTTCAGGTGACCATACTCCTTTTATTTGTTGAGCAATTTTAACTTGTTGAACTACAACCTGTACCATAATATAATGGTTTGAATTTTCTCCATTGTGACTTTGTGGTACATACTTCATTAATATATACTAACATAACAAGTAATGTCAAAGTAACATCTCAGAGGATGAGATCATGAGAGAGAAAAACATATATCATCAACAATCgaacagagggagtatcatAAATCCTAATAAATCCAAAGAGTGAATAATCATACCTTCTGCATACCACCAATCCCCATCCTTTTCATGAGATTTGACAAGTCTTTCAGAGATTGAGAGACCATCAATCCAGTTATTGTAACCTCCGTGCATCCAAATCTCATTGTTATGCATAAGAGGTCTCGAGCTTCTATTATAGTATAATCTAACCCTGTCTCCTCCTTTATAAGTGTTAGGTTCTATGTACCATAAGTAATCAGCATATCTGCTGGCCGAACTCAACATTTGGTGCAATTTCTCCTTCTTCATCTCAACCTCGGACTTTGCTTGTGCCCTGTCCGCCTCCATTGCGgccctctcttcctctctcctgcGCTCCTCCTCAGCCTGTCTTTTCCTTTCAGCTTCTTCTGCAGCAAGCCTCTCAAGTTCCTTTTGCTTTTCTTCAACCAAGAAGTCCTCGAATGAGTGTTCATCTATGTCACTTTCTATTTCAAGGAAAAAATCATTGTGATTGTTGTTTTCATAGACAGTGCCACCATTAAAGAACACAAAGTCTAATCTGTATGCCTGCTTGGGAATGTAGAGTTTGCAACACCACCAATCCCCTCTTAATTCGcttttatgcaaattttcagtGAAAGATTTCCATCTCCAACCATTGAATGCTCCTTTTATGAGAACATCGGGCTCACTAGCTAAGGCTGACATACTGCGGTTTAAGTAAAGATTAATCATCGAATCAGCCTTCACTACTTCAGGAAAGACAAAACACTTGTTGCCGACTGAATAATTCTCATCAGCAAGCTCTTGAAGCCTCCTCTTTAGCACTTCTGGGTCCACATCATCCTCTACTGGTGCTTGTATATCTGGTTCATACTGCTCTTGATCCTTGATTATCCTCAGTTCATCATCTTCTGAAACTGGAGGTTCTTCATCTGCATGTTTCACTGGATAGCCTACAATGGCCTCAGCAAATGGCCTGCCTTTTCTGGGTTCATCAACAATTGAACTGTCATGTTCTTCGAAACCAGTTATTGATTTCTCTTGCTCATGAGTGCCAACAAGTGGTTTGTCTTGTCCATGAACACTTGCAGATGTTGAAGGTTCTGGTTTCGAACTTACTAGTGCACTTATTTTACCACGATACTCATCAAGTTTTCGGTCAATTGATTCATCATCCATGGGCATGGAAGATGACGCTGAAGAATGATTTTGGCTAGCCTCTTCTTTGGTCCCAGGTTCATCCTTTTCTGCTCTGCTCGCAACGTTTCCTGGCAAGTCAATCTCAGACGATTCTTCTGCAGTACTTGCCTGCTGTGTTGCTTCACCATGTAGTGTCCCATTGCTTTTGCCAAGATCACCTTCAACAGTGCTGCTTTGTTCTATCTTCTTCATGCTGGATTCAGCAGTAGGTCTGGAGGCATACCCTCTGGATGCAGTGCCTTTGGGCTTAGGAGTCGATGTTCTCCTTGGATTTTTCTTGGGATAATCTGAATAACGCAATGTCAGGAAAATATGAGCTAAGCTGTATGACCAATGAGATTGCTTTCAGCATAATCGTTCCTCAAACCTGAACTTGATACCATGCATCGAACAAGCCTGCCTCCTGTAAATCTGCTGCGTCCTATGGTCGACTGTAGAAGCAGACAATGGTAGAAAACTGTCAGTTATACAGATCCTGCAGACCATGTCATCCCAAAAGTTAACAAGCTAATAAACCTTTCCATGACAGTAAACAACAGACCGCAAAAAACCAAAATATGTTCTAATGGGAAGCTTATCATGGATTTGACAACTGATTTTCCACACCTAATTTTGGTAAACAAGTACCACAACTGATTTGACAGTAAACAAGTACCGCAGCTGACTTCCGGTATTTTACAAGTTCAAAAACTGAACTTTTTCCCCCATATGCAGCTTGCTAACCCCGCCTAGCCTCCCTCTCCCAGATGACCGGCCAACATGGACCAGAAAGCGAAAAAGGGAAAATAAAACCAGAAGGCTACGGACAGCTCCATGAACCGCCGCAACTCACCTGCGCGAGGCCAGTGGTGgcagcggccggccggacgaCGAGCACCGGGCGGCCCCGGGAGCAGAGCGGGCTCTGCGCCCGGAGTGCCATCTCCATTGCCGACGGCAAAACCTCCCTTCCtcgtccctcccctccccctgatcccctctcctctccccgcTACAGAATAGAAAAATGCTAGTAAAAAGTCCTCCACGTTCCTCTCTATTTTACTCCACCCTTGAAATGCGCAGCCGCGCAAGCGCCGCTGTCCGGTCGCCACCACCCCTGCTAGAGAAGCCTCGGCCGCCCGATCGAAAGAGAGGCTCCGAGCTTTCCCGTGCCCGTGCATGTGTGTGATTGGGTGGCAAATCCcgcgatcttttttttttcctgcgaGGATTACCATCTGGGACGAAATGTGTGGACGTGGCTTCGGCTCCCTCGCATCGGCCGCCCGGCCTGGCCCCACGCGCAGAGAAAGTGGAAAGGCTACGACGGCGAGGGCCCGCCCCGTCCCGGGAGGTGACGACGAGGGTGTGGGCTAGGTAGGGCCAGGATCACGCCACGGACGGCTGCTCTTGGCCGGGCAGGATATGGGAATGGGCCATGGAATCCAGTAATCCACGGACCAAGGACGAGTCGTGTTGCTTTcgcttgctgctgctgttggaTGCCTGGATCGGCTGGGGCATCTTCTCTCCCTGCCGAATTCTGGAACATTCTGCGTAGATCTCGGAGTTACACCCTGCAGATCTAGAGTGCTAAACCGATTTGGTTTTCAAGAACTGGACATGTGACCTCTACTGGTATACCAGAGATTAGAGTACTACTCTGTAGTGTATCCAAGCACTGAAGCACATGATGAGCGAATTACAACATGTGGTATCCTTGATTAAGAAAGCAGCTTTATTCAAAGTAGTACTGTAGCAGATATTGGGTGTGCATGCGGAGTCACTGCAGTCCGCACTTCTCATCTTTCCTAGCGTTAACAGTGGTATCCAAGTTGCAGTTAACCAAAAGCAAGAGACGTGTAAGAGCTGATTGTCGACTCAGCTTCTCGGCTCCAAGATAATATATTTTCCCTACAAAAGAAATCTGTCTGCTACTCTGCTTCTCATCTTGCTGTCCAGGAGAGTCGCAGCAGTTGAGCTCAATAACAGAATTAGCTTCAGTCATGCTCCCGCGTGTTTAAAGGATCAAGAAACCTTCCGCGTGTAACAGCAAGACAGACAAGCCCACTAAATCATAAACTGAAGCAGACTGAAAGGTCACCTATTTTTTCTCAGACCCAAGCTATTACCAATCAAACTAACTGATTGAATGTGATGGGATGAGCAATACTTGGAAAGAGATAATGTTATCTATTTGAAGATTGAGAGTCTTTGTATCaaataaagaaaaaggagaCACTGATTTGGTTTAGGACTGCCTTCGGTTTATCAGGAACCGCACATGTGACCTCTACTGGTATACCAGAGATTGTAGTACTTTTATAGCTTATCCAAGAACACGCTGCAGGGAATTAAACGTGTGGCATCctttgttaaaaaaaaacagcttCATTCAAAGTGGTAGCAGATAATGGGTGTGCATGGGGAACCAGTGCAATGTACTGCCTATTTAGATCTCATCTTGCCTAATGCTATCAGTGGTAATCCGTATCGTAGTTAACCAAAAGCAAGAGACGCGTATGACCTGATTGTGACTCACCTTATCTGCTCCTAGAATATCAGCTCCCTCAAAGAACTCAGTATGCTTCTTGCTTTACCGTCCTAGCCGGTCCCATGAGACTTCCAGTAGTTGGGCGCGACTCAGTACACATCGAGGTCTTGATTGGTTCACTGACTAGCTTCTCAACAGTTGTCAGTAAAATGCCACAAAAGAATGCAACATGCCAAGTATTTCTTATCCAGGCCCAGCTCCTGCATGTACAGTGTAGGGTTAGGATAAGACAGGCACAAGAGGAGCGGCATCTCAAGAGTCAAATACATCATTTTTCAAAATCATAGCTTTCTTCCATGATTAAGCAGTGTAACATTAAATCAGAAATACTCAGACTCCTTTCAGAAATGTTTCAGTTGCCTATCATGTTAATCGACCAAACATATTAGCAAAAAAATGGAGATAAGAGTTTTGTGTACCTGACTGTTTTCGATTTACTGGTAAGCATACTTTAAAAGCATAAAGAGACCTTCTGCGTGCAACAGCAAGACAAACAACTCCACTGAAATCCAGAAGCCAAAGCAAACTGAAAAGCGGCCTATTGTTTCAATCAGATGAACAAGTGTTGGTGGTGAAAGGATGCTAATGATATGAACCATGAATGGCATAGTTCAACATTTTAGTAACAGATATACATTGACCTCTGTTCAGGGAATGGAAATGTTTACTTCGGATGAGGATGTGGACGATGGTTGCAGTTGAATAAGACAGAAGTCATCGAGCAAGCATAGAGATCATAATAAAGGAAGAAATGGTAATATGCAAAATTATACCAGAACTGATCATATACCAAATAAGGAAATTAAAATTCTGAGCATGTCACTCGCCTGACAGATTGCAAGCAGTAGAAGAACATCTtgaggtaaaaaaaaatcactagAAGTAGCAATAAGCTGTGAAGGAACACTGCTAATTAAAGATTTCATACAACAAAGAAGTTGAATTAGCATATCAACAAGCAGATTGGTTAAATATAGAAGAGAGATAAGCAATGTTCAACTGAAGGAAACAATTAATTACTAGTCACTTCTTTGACATCATTTGTGTCGTACAAGATAAACATACTAACTTCAGAGTAGAGAAAGAAACGAAAGTACTGCATCTGATCCAGGAAATGACACTGATGTAACAAGCAATTGAATGCGCCTAGTTCTATATCCATATGCCCATCTGCAAACCATAAGCTAAATGATTTAAATCCACGAACAATCCAGCATATCGTCATAGGAACTGGGCATCATACTGTGAATTTCCTTCCCAGAACTATTATAATTTTGTATTTCATGGAAGACTTGCGTCTGTTGGCAGTATGCACAGAAACTGAAAGCAGCTGGTCTGAAATGAAACCACAAGTCATGAATGTCATAATTCAACATAAGTACACAACTACTTGGAAATGAGCATTCACCTCGACCCAGGGAGCAGGCATTTTTACTTTGGATGACAATGATGGTTGCAGTTGAATAAAATTGAAGTCATGACATCACAAAAATCAAGAGGTAACACCGCAACATACAGTTTTGTTATAATAAAGCAAGAATTGGGTAATATCCAGAAATGTGTTGAAAGCCATCAAAGACCATGAaaggatcaggtgctctagcctaaaagg
This sequence is a window from Panicum virgatum strain AP13 chromosome 7K, P.virgatum_v5, whole genome shotgun sequence. Protein-coding genes within it:
- the LOC120641840 gene encoding soluble starch synthase 3a, chloroplastic/amyloplastic-like isoform X2; the encoded protein is MEMALRAQSPLCSRGRPVLVVRPAAATTGLAQSTIGRSRFTGGRLVRCMVSSSDYPKKNPRRTSTPKPKGTASRGYASRPTAESSMKKIEQSSTVEGDLGKSNGTLHGEATQQASTAEESSEIDLPGNVASRAEKDEPGTKEEASQNHSSASSSMPMDDESIDRKLDEYRGKISALVSSKPEPSTSASVHGQDKPLVGTHEQEKSITGFEEHDSSIVDEPRKGRPFAEAIVGYPVKHADEEPPVSEDDELRIIKDQEQYEPDIQAPVEDDVDPEVLKRRLQELADENYSVGNKCFVFPEVVKADSMINLYLNRSMSALASEPDVLIKGAFNGWRWKSFTENLHKSELRGDWWCCKLYIPKQAYRLDFVFFNGGTVYENNNHNDFFLEIESDIDEHSFEDFLVEEKQKELERLAAEEAERKRQAEEERRREEERAAMEADRAQAKSEVEMKKEKLHQMLSSASRYADYLWYIEPNTYKGGDRVRLYYNRSSRPLMHNNEIWMHGGYNNWIDGLSISERLVKSHEKDGDWWYAEVTLPERALVLDWVFADGPPGNARNYDNNGRQDFHAIVPNNIPEDMFWVEEEHRIFRRLQQERREREHADRLKAERSAKMKAEMKEKTMRAFLISQKHIVYTEPLEVRAGTTVDVFYNPSNTVLNGKPEVWFRGSFNRWTHPSGPLPPQKMVKAENGSHLRATVRVPLDAYMMDFVFSESEDGGIYDNRNGMDYHIPVSDSVAKEPPMHIVHIAVEMAPIAKVGGLGDVVTSLSRAVQDLGHNVEVILPKYDCLNLSNVMDLHYQQSFTWGGTEIKVWFGKVEDLPVYFLEPQNGMFWVGCVYGKNDESRFGFFCHSALEFLLQKGSSPDIIHCHDWSSAPVAWLYKEQYALNGLGNGRVVFTIHNLEFGAHHIGKAMAHCDKATTVSDTYSKEVAGHGAIAPHYFKFHGIRNGIDPDIWDPYTDNFIPVHYTSENVVEGKSAAKKALQQMLGLQQTDTPIVGIISRLTVQKGIHLIKHAIYRTLERNGQVVLLGSAPDPRIQGDFTNLASRLHGEYHGRVKLCLTYDEPLSHLIYAGADFILVPSIFEPCGLTQLIAMRYGSIPIVRKTGGLYDTVFDVDDDKYRAQAQGLEPNGFSFEGADSSSVDYALDRAISTFYDARDWFNSLCKRVMEQDWSWNRPALDYMELYHSARKN
- the LOC120641840 gene encoding soluble starch synthase 3a, chloroplastic/amyloplastic-like isoform X1; amino-acid sequence: MEMALRAQSPLCSRGRPVLVVRPAAATTGLAQSTIGRSRFTGGRLVRCMVSSSDYPKKNPRRTSTPKPKGTASRGYASRPTAESSMKKIEQSSTVEGDLGKSNGTLHGEATQQASTAEESSEIDLPGNVASRAEKDEPGTKEEASQNHSSASSSMPMDDESIDRKLDEYRGKISALVSSKPEPSTSASVHGQDKPLVGTHEQEKSITGFEEHDSSIVDEPRKGRPFAEAIVGYPVKHADEEPPVSEDDELRIIKDQEQYEPDIQAPVEDDVDPEVLKRRLQELADENYSVGNKCFVFPEVVKADSMINLYLNRSMSALASEPDVLIKGAFNGWRWKSFTENLHKSELRGDWWCCKLYIPKQAYRLDFVFFNGGTVYENNNHNDFFLEIESDIDEHSFEDFLVEEKQKELERLAAEEAERKRQAEEERRREEERAAMEADRAQAKSEVEMKKEKLHQMLSSASRYADYLWYIEPNTYKGGDRVRLYYNRSSRPLMHNNEIWMHGGYNNWIDGLSISERLVKSHEKDGDWWYAEVTLPERALVLDWVFADGPPGNARNYDNNGRQDFHAIVPNNIPEDMFWVEEEHRIFRRLQQERREREHADRLKAERSAKMKAEMKEKTMRAFLISQKHIVYTEPLEVRAGTTVDVFYNPSNTVLNGKPEVWFRGSFNRWTHPSGPLPPQKMVKAENGSHLRATVRVPLDAYMMDFVFSESEDGGIYDNRNGMDYHIPVSDSVAKEPPMHIVHIAVEMAPIAKVGGLGDVVTSLSRAVQDLGHNVEVILPKYDCLNLSNDHNLVMDLHYQQSFTWGGTEIKVWFGKVEDLPVYFLEPQNGMFWVGCVYGKNDESRFGFFCHSALEFLLQKGSSPDIIHCHDWSSAPVAWLYKEQYALNGLGNGRVVFTIHNLEFGAHHIGKAMAHCDKATTVSDTYSKEVAGHGAIAPHYFKFHGIRNGIDPDIWDPYTDNFIPVHYTSENVVEGKSAAKKALQQMLGLQQTDTPIVGIISRLTVQKGIHLIKHAIYRTLERNGQVVLLGSAPDPRIQGDFTNLASRLHGEYHGRVKLCLTYDEPLSHLIYAGADFILVPSIFEPCGLTQLIAMRYGSIPIVRKTGGLYDTVFDVDDDKYRAQAQGLEPNGFSFEGADSSSVDYALDRAISTFYDARDWFNSLCKRVMEQDWSWNRPALDYMELYHSARKN